One region of Gossypium raimondii isolate GPD5lz chromosome 6, ASM2569854v1, whole genome shotgun sequence genomic DNA includes:
- the LOC105773640 gene encoding heme oxygenase 1, chloroplastic encodes MASLTPISHSHSHSLLKRANVRPPPPPSFFSSFILKDFPYSKTLSLKLPRMLTRNVVVSATTAEKPRKRYPGEAKGFVEEMRFVAMKLHTKEQAKEGEKEVKQPEERPVQRWEPSVDGYLKFLVDSKLVYDTLEGIIDKAPFPSYAEFRDTGLERSEKLAKDLQWFKEQGCTIPEPSSPGVTYAEYLKELSEKDPQAFICHFYNIYFAHSAGGRMIGKKVAEKILDKKELEFYKWDGDLSQLLQNVRDKLNKVAESWTREEKNHCLEETEKSFKYSGDILRLILS; translated from the exons ATGGCGTCTCTGACCCCTATTTCCCACTCCCACTCCCACTCCCTTCTTAAAAGGGCCAACGTTAGACCCCCTCCTCCTCCCAGTTTCTTTTCCAGTTTCATCCTCAAGGATTTCCCATATTCCAAAACTCTCTCCCTTAAACTTCCCAGGATGCTTACTAGGAACGTCGTTGTATCAGCCACGACGGCGGAGAAGCCCAGGAAGAGGTACCCTGGGGAAGCTAAAGGGTTTGTGGAAGAGATGAGGTTCGTGGCTATGAAATTGCATACTAAGGAGCAAGCCAAGGAAGGAGAGAAGGAAGTGAAACAACCTGAAGAGCGGCCCGTTCAGAGATGGGAGCCCAGCGTTGATGGGTACTTGAAGTTCCTTGTGGATAGCAAGTTGGTTTACGATACGCTCGAAGGAATTATTGATAAGGCTCCTTTCCCTAGCT ATGCTGAATTCAGAGACACTGGACTGGAAAGGTCTGAAAAATTGGCAAAGGATTTACAGTGGTTCAAAGAGCAAGGCTGCACTATTCCAGAACCATCTTCTCCTGGTGTTACGTATGCTGAGTATCTGAAAGAATTATCTGAGAAGGATCCACAAGCATTCATATGCCATTTCTACAACATTTATTTTGCCCACTCAGCTGGCGGCCGGATGATTGGGAAGAAG GTAGCTGAGAAGATACTTGACAAGAAGGAGTTAGAGTTTTACAAATGGGATGGTGACCTTTCGCAACTGTTACAAAATGTGAGGGACAAGCTGAATAAAGTCGCTGAG aGCTGGACTAGAGAAGAGAAGAACCATTGCTTGGAAGAAACTGAGAAATCATTCAAATATTCTGGGGATATCCTTCGACTGATATTGTCATAG